Proteins co-encoded in one Burkholderia ambifaria AMMD genomic window:
- the tkt gene encoding transketolase — MPPCPRFLDSFSGLDMTTSSPASTTLMANAIRALAMDAVQQANSGHPGMPMGMAEIGVALWSRHLKHNPTNPHWADRDRFVLSNGHGSMLLYSLLHLTGYDLPIEELKNFRQLHSKTPGHPEYGITPGVETTTGPLGQGLANAVGMALGEALMADEFNRDGAKIVDHHTYVFLGDGCLMEGISHEACSLAGTLKLNKLIALYDDNGISIDGDVVNWFHDDTPKRFEAYGWNVIPNVNGHDVDAVDAAIAKAKLSDKPTMICCKTVIGKGAATKAGGHDVHGAALGAEEIAKTREALGWKWEPFVIPQEVYAAWDAKEAGKRAETEWDATLAQYREKFPAQAAEFERRMANQLPADWAEKAAAIIAGANERAETVATRKASQQAIEGLAAALPELLGGSADLTGSNLTNWKASKAVRANPEGAGVLLGNHINYGVREFGMSAALNGLALHGGHKPFGGTFLTFSDYSRNALRVAALMKVPTIFVFTHDSIGLGEDGPTHQSIEHVSSLRLIPNLDVWRPADTVETAVAWTHAVAADRPSSLIFSRQNLAFNPRTDAQIANIEKGGYVLKDWDEEIVARKIILIATGSEVELAMKAVEPLAQQGIAARVVSMPSTNVFDRQDAEYRERVLPHGVRRVAIEAGVTSFWHKYVGLEGGVVGIDTFGESAPAGVLFKYFGFTVEHVVETAKAVLA; from the coding sequence CGGCATGCCGATGGGCATGGCCGAAATCGGCGTTGCACTCTGGTCGCGCCACCTGAAGCACAACCCGACGAACCCGCACTGGGCAGACCGCGACCGTTTCGTGCTGTCGAACGGCCATGGCTCGATGCTGCTGTACTCGCTGCTGCACCTGACCGGCTACGACCTGCCGATCGAAGAGCTGAAGAACTTCCGCCAACTGCACTCGAAGACGCCGGGCCACCCGGAATATGGCATCACGCCGGGCGTCGAGACGACCACCGGCCCGCTCGGCCAGGGTCTCGCGAACGCGGTCGGCATGGCGCTGGGCGAAGCGTTGATGGCCGACGAGTTCAACCGTGACGGCGCGAAGATCGTCGATCACCACACGTACGTGTTCCTCGGCGACGGCTGCCTGATGGAAGGCATCTCGCACGAAGCCTGCTCGCTCGCGGGCACGCTGAAGCTGAACAAGCTGATCGCGCTGTACGACGACAACGGCATCTCGATCGACGGCGACGTCGTCAACTGGTTCCACGACGACACGCCGAAGCGCTTCGAGGCATACGGCTGGAACGTGATCCCGAACGTGAACGGCCACGACGTCGACGCGGTCGACGCGGCCATCGCGAAGGCGAAGCTGTCGGACAAGCCGACGATGATCTGCTGCAAGACGGTGATCGGCAAGGGCGCGGCGACCAAGGCCGGCGGCCACGACGTGCACGGCGCGGCGCTCGGCGCGGAAGAAATCGCGAAGACGCGCGAAGCGCTCGGCTGGAAGTGGGAGCCGTTCGTGATTCCGCAGGAAGTCTATGCGGCCTGGGACGCGAAGGAAGCCGGCAAGCGTGCCGAGACCGAATGGGATGCGACGTTAGCGCAATATCGCGAGAAATTCCCCGCGCAAGCCGCTGAATTCGAGCGCCGGATGGCCAACCAGCTGCCGGCCGACTGGGCCGAGAAGGCCGCGGCGATCATCGCCGGCGCGAACGAGCGCGCCGAGACGGTCGCGACCCGCAAGGCTTCGCAGCAGGCCATCGAAGGGCTCGCCGCCGCACTGCCGGAACTGCTCGGCGGCTCGGCCGACCTGACCGGCTCGAACCTGACCAACTGGAAGGCATCGAAGGCGGTGCGCGCGAATCCGGAAGGCGCGGGCGTGCTGCTCGGCAACCACATCAACTACGGCGTGCGCGAATTCGGCATGAGCGCCGCGCTCAACGGCCTCGCGCTGCACGGCGGCCACAAGCCGTTCGGCGGCACGTTCCTGACGTTCTCCGACTACAGCCGCAACGCGCTGCGCGTCGCGGCGCTGATGAAGGTCCCGACGATCTTCGTGTTCACGCACGATTCGATCGGCCTCGGCGAAGACGGCCCGACGCACCAGTCGATCGAGCACGTGTCGAGCCTGCGCCTGATCCCGAACCTCGACGTGTGGCGTCCGGCCGACACGGTCGAGACGGCCGTCGCATGGACTCACGCGGTTGCCGCCGACCGTCCGTCGAGCCTGATCTTCAGCCGTCAGAACCTCGCGTTCAACCCGCGTACCGATGCGCAGATCGCGAACATCGAGAAGGGCGGCTACGTGCTGAAGGACTGGGACGAAGAGATCGTCGCGCGCAAGATCATCCTGATCGCGACGGGCTCGGAAGTCGAGCTCGCGATGAAGGCCGTCGAGCCGCTCGCGCAGCAGGGCATCGCGGCCCGCGTCGTGTCGATGCCGTCGACCAACGTGTTCGATCGCCAGGACGCCGAATACCGCGAACGCGTGCTGCCGCACGGCGTGCGCCGCGTCGCGATCGAAGCGGGCGTGACGAGCTTCTGGCACAAGTATGTCGGCCTCGAAGGCGGCGTCGTCGGGATCGACACGTTCGGCGAATCGGCACCGGCCGGCGTGCTGTTCAAGTACTTCGGCTTCACCGTCGAGCACGTCGTCGAGACCGCGAAGGCCGTGCTGGCCTAA